The following proteins are co-located in the Pyrobaculum calidifontis JCM 11548 genome:
- a CDS encoding 30S ribosomal protein S14 translates to MPSTKPPKERPYGKSKIRCLRCGTREAVIRKYGLYLCRRCFREVAPVLGFKKYY, encoded by the coding sequence GTGCCTTCTACAAAGCCGCCTAAGGAGAGGCCCTATGGGAAGAGCAAAATTAGGTGTCTCAGGTGTGGGACGCGGGAGGCTGTGATTAGGAAGTACGGCCTGTACCTCTGTAGGAGGTGTTTTAGAGAGGTGGCGCCCGTCTTGGGGTTTAAGAAGTACTACTAA
- a CDS encoding ABC transporter substrate-binding protein: protein MKSVVASIVALVVGLLLGYLLGVYTAPQATTPQAPAQTATTAPATATATAPSTTPQAASQCPVSVDVIKKRGKLILGTDATWPPWEWVRGNEIVGWDIDIAREIAKALGVQLEVRDMRFAGLLEAVRNGDVDLALSAITWTSEREKVLEFSMPYYLESVVVVTLAKRTDINRVEDLYGKTVGVQIGTTHEEWAAENLEKPGKAAVRRYDKVYPYMVEVLRRGDVDAIILDRSIATALVRKFPDLKISFEIPGTAGYISVAMPKCAQDLKLVVDQVIENLMQTGRLDEIFQRNFELFLQS from the coding sequence ATGAAAAGCGTAGTGGCGTCAATAGTGGCGTTGGTGGTTGGCTTGTTGTTGGGATACCTCTTGGGCGTATATACCGCGCCTCAAGCAACTACTCCTCAAGCTCCGGCGCAGACGGCCACCACTGCGCCGGCGACTGCCACAGCCACTGCTCCTTCAACGACGCCTCAGGCCGCGTCTCAGTGCCCCGTCTCTGTGGACGTTATCAAGAAGCGGGGGAAGCTTATCCTTGGCACAGACGCCACGTGGCCGCCTTGGGAGTGGGTTAGGGGGAACGAGATAGTGGGGTGGGACATAGACATAGCCAGGGAGATTGCCAAGGCGCTTGGGGTTCAGCTGGAGGTGAGGGACATGCGCTTCGCCGGCCTCTTGGAGGCGGTGAGGAACGGCGACGTGGATTTGGCCTTGAGTGCCATCACGTGGACTTCTGAGAGGGAGAAAGTTCTGGAGTTCTCCATGCCGTACTACCTGGAGTCGGTGGTGGTTGTGACTTTGGCGAAGCGCACCGACATTAATAGGGTGGAGGACCTCTACGGCAAGACTGTGGGTGTTCAAATTGGGACTACTCACGAGGAGTGGGCGGCGGAGAACTTGGAGAAGCCGGGCAAGGCGGCTGTGAGGCGGTACGACAAGGTGTACCCCTACATGGTTGAGGTGTTGAGGAGGGGGGACGTGGACGCCATTATCTTGGACAGGTCTATCGCCACGGCGCTTGTGAGGAAGTTCCCCGACTTGAAGATCTCCTTCGAGATCCCCGGCACTGCTGGCTACATCTCCGTGGCTATGCCCAAGTGCGCGCAGGACTTGAAGCTGGTGGTGGACCAGGTCATTGAGAACCTCATGCAGACGGGGAGGCTTGACGAGATTTTCCAGCGCAACTTCGAGCTGTTTCTCCAGTCGTAA
- the dpdh gene encoding D-proline dehydrogenase, whose protein sequence is MKVAVVGGGIVGLFAAYFLRREGAEVVVVEQGEVGGWSRAAAGILEFTRFVINRINVRSYPLNYFKMALRGNARVKTWDWRWISAYLRAWGREPPQEMWEAVKALGEFSRRHYRAMAEERNDFDYAEEPLYEVGVDVGKALEEAKRDPLAPRVEAGECCGREALVYLDAAKLSTDAFVERMKRELEGVEFVRARAAEVAGGEVWLEGGGVVKADAVVVAAGYWARRLGIPVAPFKGYGFRTTAKAGKMFVDMSKGVAVVPLSRWTKVTGRFDLDGTGDHRPAERVLKRAREALGDFQAVDMAVGYRPCTPDGFPVVDRVGSVVVATGACRLGWTYGPALGRLAADLALGKRGLDALSAARFFRRL, encoded by the coding sequence ATGAAGGTGGCGGTGGTCGGCGGAGGCATCGTCGGCCTCTTCGCGGCGTATTTTCTGAGGAGGGAGGGCGCCGAGGTCGTGGTGGTGGAGCAGGGCGAGGTGGGCGGGTGGTCTAGGGCGGCGGCGGGCATTCTGGAGTTCACCAGGTTTGTGATCAATAGGATCAACGTGCGGTCCTACCCCCTGAACTACTTCAAGATGGCGCTGAGGGGAAACGCAAGGGTGAAGACTTGGGACTGGAGGTGGATCTCCGCTTATCTAAGGGCCTGGGGGAGGGAGCCGCCGCAGGAGATGTGGGAGGCCGTGAAGGCGCTTGGGGAGTTCTCCCGAAGGCACTACCGGGCCATGGCCGAGGAGCGCAACGACTTCGACTACGCCGAGGAGCCGCTCTACGAGGTGGGCGTCGACGTGGGGAAGGCGCTGGAGGAGGCCAAGAGGGACCCCCTCGCCCCCCGCGTAGAGGCGGGGGAGTGCTGCGGCAGAGAGGCCCTGGTCTACCTAGACGCCGCGAAGCTGTCCACAGACGCCTTCGTGGAGAGGATGAAGAGGGAGCTGGAGGGGGTGGAGTTCGTGAGGGCGAGGGCGGCGGAGGTGGCGGGGGGAGAGGTGTGGCTGGAGGGCGGCGGCGTGGTTAAGGCGGATGCGGTGGTGGTGGCGGCTGGGTACTGGGCCAGGAGGCTGGGCATACCCGTGGCCCCCTTCAAGGGCTACGGGTTTAGAACCACTGCCAAGGCGGGGAAGATGTTCGTGGACATGTCTAAGGGAGTGGCCGTGGTCCCCCTATCCAGGTGGACAAAGGTCACCGGGCGCTTTGACTTAGACGGCACGGGGGACCACCGCCCTGCTGAGAGGGTGCTCAAGAGGGCGAGGGAGGCCTTGGGCGACTTCCAGGCTGTCGACATGGCGGTGGGCTACCGGCCCTGTACCCCAGACGGCTTCCCAGTGGTAGACAGAGTGGGGTCCGTGGTGGTGGCGACGGGGGCCTGCCGCCTCGGGTGGACCTACGGCCCAGCCCTGGGGAGGCTGGCAGCAGACCTGGCCCTTGGGAAGAGGGGGCTGGACGCCCTCTCAGCCGCCAGGTTCTTTAGACGCCTGTGA
- a CDS encoding peroxiredoxin, with protein sequence MSEAKGPYLGMKIPEDLCFNTDHGPKCFKDYKGKWLLLFSHPADFTPVCTTEFVAFSRKYEEFKKRGVELLGLSVDSVYSHIEWKRQIEQNWGVKVPFPIIADVDMKVANLFNAIPPGQHLTVRTVALIDPELKLAWFAAYPYTNGRNIDEILRIIDAIQFSYKYGVATPADWKPGEPVIVPPPATVENAAKRLSEPGIECKTWWFCTKKYEAVVKA encoded by the coding sequence ATGTCAGAGGCAAAGGGTCCATACCTGGGGATGAAAATACCTGAGGATCTGTGCTTCAACACCGACCATGGGCCAAAGTGCTTCAAGGACTACAAGGGCAAGTGGCTGTTGCTGTTCAGCCACCCGGCGGACTTCACGCCGGTGTGTACAACGGAGTTTGTGGCGTTCTCGAGGAAGTACGAGGAGTTTAAGAAGAGAGGCGTGGAGCTGCTGGGCCTCTCGGTGGACAGCGTGTATTCCCACATAGAGTGGAAGAGGCAGATTGAGCAGAACTGGGGCGTCAAGGTGCCGTTCCCCATAATCGCCGACGTGGACATGAAGGTGGCCAACCTCTTCAACGCCATCCCGCCCGGCCAGCACCTCACTGTGAGGACCGTGGCGCTTATTGACCCCGAGCTGAAGTTGGCCTGGTTCGCCGCCTATCCCTACACCAACGGCCGCAACATTGACGAGATCTTGAGGATAATCGACGCTATACAGTTCAGCTACAAGTACGGCGTCGCCACGCCGGCCGACTGGAAGCCCGGCGAGCCGGTGATAGTCCCGCCGCCGGCCACAGTGGAAAACGCCGCCAAGAGGCTCTCCGAGCCCGGCATCGAGTGCAAGACTTGGTGGTTCTGTACAAAGAAGTACGAGGCGGTGGTCAAGGCGTAG
- a CDS encoding DUF429 domain-containing protein, producing MAVVGIDLAVRRPTAVVALRGCEVFYMGLAGGDGEVLRVASLARPRVVAIDAPLSLPEGGRGLRDVEVELRRRGYKLLPPLMGPMRLLTERGIRLSQALGAEVVEVHPLTSLRAMGLSRRRVAEWLGVGHGDLVDAAAAALTALAYLQGRYERIGPFVLPTARVCL from the coding sequence GTGGCTGTCGTTGGCATCGACTTGGCGGTGAGGAGGCCCACCGCGGTGGTGGCTCTGAGGGGGTGCGAGGTGTTTTACATGGGGCTGGCGGGGGGCGATGGGGAGGTCCTGCGCGTGGCCTCTCTGGCGCGGCCGAGGGTTGTGGCGATAGATGCGCCGCTTTCGCTCCCGGAGGGGGGCAGGGGGCTCCGGGACGTTGAGGTGGAGCTGAGGAGGAGGGGGTACAAGCTTCTGCCGCCGCTTATGGGGCCTATGAGGCTGTTGACTGAGCGGGGCATTAGGCTGAGCCAGGCGCTTGGGGCTGAGGTGGTGGAGGTCCACCCGCTGACCAGCTTGAGGGCCATGGGCCTCTCCCGGCGCCGCGTGGCTGAGTGGCTGGGGGTTGGGCACGGGGACTTGGTGGACGCCGCGGCGGCGGCGCTGACGGCGCTGGCGTATCTGCAGGGCCGCTACGAGCGGATCGGCCCCTTCGTCCTTCCAACGGCCAGGGTCTGTCTCTGA
- a CDS encoding SDR family NAD(P)-dependent oxidoreductase yields the protein MPTAVVTGGSTGIGAATVKALAKAGYNVAFTYLRNRDKAEEVTREAASHGVRVIHRAADATSWEEMAQFAEEVKRQFGRVDALVANAGGLPERRTLDESALDYWRRVVDLNLTSAYIATKLFTPLMEKGVVIYVSSVAAYTGGGRGAFAYAAAKAGLLGLTRALAKELGPRGIRVVAVLPGLIDTPFHQKAGTGDIHAWAANAVYLRRVGTPEEVAEVIAFLASEKASYINGAFIDVNGGWYG from the coding sequence ATGCCCACAGCCGTTGTGACCGGGGGCTCCACGGGAATAGGCGCGGCCACGGTAAAGGCCCTGGCCAAGGCGGGCTACAACGTGGCCTTCACCTACCTACGCAACAGAGACAAGGCGGAGGAGGTGACCAGAGAGGCGGCGTCCCACGGAGTGAGAGTAATCCACCGCGCCGCCGACGCCACCTCCTGGGAGGAGATGGCACAATTCGCCGAAGAGGTCAAAAGGCAGTTCGGCAGAGTAGACGCCCTCGTCGCCAACGCAGGCGGCCTGCCAGAAAGGCGCACCCTCGACGAGTCAGCCCTAGACTACTGGCGCCGCGTAGTAGACCTAAACCTCACCAGCGCCTACATAGCCACAAAGCTCTTCACCCCCCTCATGGAGAAAGGCGTCGTGATATACGTCAGCTCAGTCGCCGCCTACACCGGCGGAGGAAGAGGCGCCTTCGCCTACGCCGCGGCAAAGGCTGGGTTGCTCGGCCTCACCAGGGCACTCGCAAAAGAGCTCGGCCCCAGAGGCATCAGAGTAGTTGCAGTCCTCCCCGGCCTAATAGACACCCCATTCCACCAAAAGGCAGGGACGGGAGACATCCACGCCTGGGCCGCCAACGCGGTGTACCTAAGGAGGGTTGGGACGCCTGAGGAGGTGGCAGAGGTAATAGCCTTCCTAGCCAGCGAAAAAGCCTCCTACATAAACGGCGCCTTCATAGACGTCAACGGAGGCTGGTACGGGTAA